The following proteins are encoded in a genomic region of Acidobacteriaceae bacterium:
- the moeB gene encoding molybdopterin-synthase adenylyltransferase MoeB → MPATLDDLKTELPKLTNEEIARYSRHLILPEVGMEGQQKLKAAKVLCVGTGGLGAPLALYLAAAGVGTLGLIDFDVVDESNLQRQIIHSQSTVGMLKVDSAEQMIKGLNKNTNVVKHNTMLTSANALEIFRDYDIVADGTDNFQTRYLVNDACVLTGKPNAYGSIFRFEGQASVFAHEDGPCYRCLYPEPPPPGLVPSCAEGGVLGILPGLVGIIQATEVIKLILGIGEPLIGRLLLVDALGMNFRTLKLRKNPNCPACGTHEIKELIDYDQFCGIQKPTETGPLEVSSHGKVADLPVVDGIPQLSVEQLKAEIDAGRKPFILDVREPHEYQIVNIGAPLIPVGQLEQRFNEIPVGKNEEIVVHCKTGGRSQKASLALKQAGFTNVKNLAGGITAWADKIDKSLPKY, encoded by the coding sequence ATCTGAAAACCGAACTGCCGAAGCTGACCAACGAGGAAATCGCCCGCTACTCGCGCCACCTGATCCTCCCTGAGGTCGGCATGGAAGGCCAGCAGAAGCTCAAGGCCGCCAAGGTCCTCTGCGTTGGTACCGGCGGCCTCGGCGCCCCCCTGGCCCTCTACCTCGCCGCCGCCGGCGTCGGCACCCTCGGCCTCATCGACTTCGACGTCGTCGACGAATCAAATCTCCAGCGCCAGATCATCCACTCGCAGTCCACCGTCGGCATGCTCAAGGTCGACTCCGCCGAGCAGATGATCAAGGGCCTGAACAAGAACACCAACGTGGTGAAGCACAACACCATGCTCACCTCGGCCAACGCCCTCGAGATCTTCCGCGACTACGACATCGTCGCCGACGGCACCGACAACTTCCAGACCCGCTACCTCGTCAACGACGCCTGCGTCCTCACCGGCAAGCCCAACGCCTACGGCTCCATCTTCCGCTTCGAGGGCCAGGCCTCCGTCTTCGCCCACGAGGACGGCCCCTGCTACCGCTGCCTCTACCCCGAACCCCCACCCCCCGGCCTGGTTCCATCCTGCGCCGAAGGCGGCGTCCTCGGCATTTTGCCGGGGCTGGTCGGAATCATTCAGGCGACCGAGGTCATCAAGCTCATCCTCGGCATCGGCGAGCCGCTGATCGGACGCCTATTGCTCGTCGATGCGCTGGGCATGAACTTCCGCACCCTGAAGCTGCGCAAAAATCCCAACTGCCCTGCCTGCGGAACGCACGAAATCAAAGAACTGATCGATTACGACCAGTTCTGCGGCATTCAGAAGCCGACGGAAACCGGCCCGCTCGAGGTTTCCTCGCACGGCAAAGTCGCAGATCTGCCTGTCGTCGACGGCATTCCGCAGCTCTCGGTCGAGCAGCTCAAGGCCGAGATTGACGCAGGCCGCAAGCCATTCATCCTCGACGTCCGCGAGCCGCACGAGTACCAGATCGTCAACATCGGTGCTCCGTTGATCCCCGTTGGCCAGCTCGAGCAGCGCTTCAACGAGATCCCCGTCGGCAAAAACGAGGAGATCGTGGTCCACTGCAAGACCGGTGGCCGCAGCCAGAAGGCATCGCTCGCGCTCAAACAGGCGGGCTTCACGAACGTGAAGAACCTTGCCGGCGGCATCACGGCCTGGGCGGACAAAATCGACAAGTCGCTGCCGAAGTACTAA
- a CDS encoding homoserine dehydrogenase yields MRLGLLGFGTVGSSFAEVLAAGAHSEIRITRVFNRDVQRKRQHARAKFVPSDAIWTDRVEDVLEASDVDAIVELIGGLDPIEGWLRTAITAGKHVITANKQLLAFRGTELLDLAAKHSVQLLFGAAVAGGVPVIPGMVQGLSGDRIRRISGIVNGTCNFILSSMENGFNYGEVLANAQRAGYAEADPSADVDGFDARAKLCILARLALQAEIRPEDVPAQTIRHVGAVDFPYAKELACTIRQVSRAQLDGDVVRARVGPMLVPKTSPIAWSRGTQNMIVTSGEFGGDVVFSGHGAGGHPTAVAVVSDVLAVAQGSSAVRLPVQKLPVTGDVKAPHYLRLVVADRPGIVAAIAGALAKQQINIDSILQHRGHAFDRLPFVVTTEPCLRSTLDRAVAEMSTMDFMLEPPLVLEILVEEDAERD; encoded by the coding sequence TTGCGGTTAGGTTTGCTTGGCTTCGGTACGGTTGGCAGTTCATTCGCTGAGGTTCTCGCTGCTGGTGCTCACAGCGAGATCAGGATCACGCGCGTCTTCAATCGTGACGTGCAGCGCAAGCGTCAGCATGCGCGCGCAAAGTTTGTGCCTTCCGACGCAATCTGGACCGACCGCGTCGAAGACGTCCTGGAAGCATCCGATGTCGATGCCATAGTCGAGTTGATTGGCGGACTCGATCCGATCGAGGGATGGTTGCGCACCGCGATCACCGCGGGCAAGCATGTCATCACGGCCAACAAGCAACTGCTCGCGTTCCGCGGAACCGAGTTGCTCGATCTTGCCGCAAAGCACAGTGTGCAGTTGCTCTTCGGTGCGGCCGTCGCTGGCGGCGTGCCGGTAATCCCTGGAATGGTGCAGGGATTGAGCGGCGACCGCATCCGCCGCATCAGCGGCATCGTGAACGGCACCTGCAACTTCATCCTCAGTTCCATGGAGAACGGCTTCAACTACGGTGAGGTGCTCGCCAACGCGCAGCGTGCCGGCTATGCCGAAGCTGATCCGTCCGCTGACGTCGACGGCTTCGATGCACGTGCGAAGCTCTGTATTCTCGCGCGCCTCGCGCTCCAGGCCGAGATTCGTCCCGAAGATGTGCCCGCACAGACCATCCGGCACGTCGGCGCCGTCGACTTCCCCTACGCAAAGGAGCTGGCCTGCACGATCCGGCAGGTCTCCCGCGCGCAGCTTGATGGCGATGTGGTGCGCGCTCGCGTCGGCCCGATGCTCGTGCCGAAAACCTCCCCGATCGCCTGGTCGCGCGGCACGCAGAACATGATTGTCACCAGCGGCGAGTTCGGCGGAGATGTTGTCTTCAGCGGGCATGGCGCCGGTGGACATCCTACGGCAGTTGCGGTGGTGAGCGATGTGCTCGCCGTCGCGCAGGGAAGTTCCGCGGTGCGGCTCCCGGTCCAGAAGCTGCCGGTCACAGGCGACGTGAAGGCGCCTCACTACCTGCGGCTGGTTGTCGCGGACCGTCCTGGAATCGTCGCTGCGATTGCGGGAGCTTTGGCGAAGCAGCAGATCAACATTGACTCGATCCTGCAGCATCGCGGCCATGCCTTCGACCGGTTGCCGTTTGTCGTCACCACTGAGCCGTGCCTGCGCTCAACGCTCGACCGCGCTGTCGCGGAGATGAGCACGATGGACTTCATGCTCGAACCGCCGCTCGTGCTGGAGATTCTCGTGGAAGAGGATGCAGAGCGCGATTAG